From one Dermacentor variabilis isolate Ectoservices chromosome 3, ASM5094787v1, whole genome shotgun sequence genomic stretch:
- the LOC142575817 gene encoding transducin beta-like protein 3 isoform X1, whose product MTGVAEAPTSQTEATNAASGSRSTSDSLSSSTAFKEEFQNVYNEVQGTELFDKYDDSESSDPEDIQTTISRESPSPCSKGRKRCSAKQRKSRSRHKKRFVSRMVEPCHEPSSPPYVRPLITAVMPTVPTSSPSEQWLLHYKRLKKAKFKCTLLLGHNDTVHSVAVDQNLVLSASGDTTVKVWSTQAGRELCSLRGHTGTVNAVLLLSSEQTEVLCGRMGRASTYRLAVSGSSDACLNIWLALEGKLLKSMYTYNAITALAVITDDCHIVVGTEGGKLEVWDVAKGSPLSSVIGHDGVIESIRADWTDTVFSASSDGSLKVWQWLSNELCAVQVYDADAAESCHMHCVAVDGSKIFVGRDSACVKVIDWATGRVDYLKNHPHDHGLAKAVFVKDSLLLSTSYDRYTGNSTVNMRTLPGGAYVGTLKCTGQGKVSALACDIVERKILRIVTGGTTLAVWDWAPHENNGECPVLFLETLAEYTQRDGNESNKSSDSPERQLQLYQGNTQAGDTSWCNIM is encoded by the exons ATGACTGGTGTTGCGGAGGCACCCACCTCTCAGACGGAGGCAACGAATGCAGCCAGTGGAAGCAGAAGCACATCTGACAGCCTGTCTAG CAGCACTGCTTTCAAGGAAGAATTCCAGAATGTATACAATGAGGTCCAGGGAACAGAGCTTTTTGACAAATACGATGACTCTGAGTCCTCCGACCCTGAAGACATCCAAACCACGATTTCGCGAGAGTCTCCTTCCCCCTGCTCAAAAGGAAGGAAACGGTGCTCAG CTAAGCAGAGAAAAAGTAGAAGTCGTCACAAGAAACGATTTGTTTCAAGAATGGTGGAACCCTGCCATGAACCATCATCACCAC CCTACGTGCGCCCACTCATCACGGCGGTGATGCCAACGGTGCCCACCAGCTCTCCATCAGAGCAATGGCTTTTGCATTACAAGAGGCTCAAGAAAGCGAAATTCAAATGCACGCTGCTGCTTGGCCACAACGACACTGTGCATTCAGTCGCCGTGGACCAGAATCTCGTTCTGTCTGCTAG TGGCGACACAACAGTCAAAGTGTGGAGCACGCAAGCAGGCAGGGAATTGTGCAGTCTGCGGGGACACACAGGAACTGTCAACGCTGTTCTCCTCCTGTCCTCTGAACAGACAGAAGTGCTATGCGGTCGCATGGGGCGGGCATCAACATATCGGCTGGCTGTCAGTGGTTCCTCTGATGCCTGTCTCAATATATGGCTTGCTCTCGAAG GGAAGCTGCTGAAATCGATGTACACCTACAACGCCATTACAGCTCTTGCAGTAATCACTGACGACTGCCACATTGTGGTTGGCACAG AAGGGGGCAAGCTGGAAGTTTGGGACGTGGCAAAAGGATCTCCTCTCagttccgtcattggccacgatGGCGTGATTGAGTCCATACGG GCTGACTGGACAGACACTGTTTTCTCAGCCTCCTCCGACGGAAGCCTAAAGGTATGGCAATGGCTGTCAAATGAGCTGTGCGCAGTACAAGTGTATGATGCCGATGCAGCCGAAAGCTGCCATATGCACTGCGTGGCAGTGGATGGCTCCAAGATATTCGTAGGCAGGGACAGTGCGTGCGTGAAGGTCATCGACTGGGCCACAG gAAGGGTGGACTACCTGAAAAACCACCCTCACGACCATGGATTGGCAAAAGCAGTTTTTGTCAAGGACAGCCTTCTTTTGTCAACATCTTATGACAGATATACTGGAAACAGTACAGTGAACA TGCGAACCCTCCCTGGCGGTGCTTATGTGGGCACGCTGAAGTGTACTGGGCAAGGCAAAGTCAGCGCCTTGGCATGCGACATTGTGGAGCGGAAAATTCTCAGGATTGTAACGGGAGGCACAACACTTGCCGTCTGGGACTGGGCACCTCACGAGAATAACGG
- the LOC142575817 gene encoding transducin beta-like protein 3 isoform X2: protein MTGVAEAPTSQTEATNAASGSRSTSDSLSSTAFKEEFQNVYNEVQGTELFDKYDDSESSDPEDIQTTISRESPSPCSKGRKRCSAKQRKSRSRHKKRFVSRMVEPCHEPSSPPYVRPLITAVMPTVPTSSPSEQWLLHYKRLKKAKFKCTLLLGHNDTVHSVAVDQNLVLSASGDTTVKVWSTQAGRELCSLRGHTGTVNAVLLLSSEQTEVLCGRMGRASTYRLAVSGSSDACLNIWLALEGKLLKSMYTYNAITALAVITDDCHIVVGTEGGKLEVWDVAKGSPLSSVIGHDGVIESIRADWTDTVFSASSDGSLKVWQWLSNELCAVQVYDADAAESCHMHCVAVDGSKIFVGRDSACVKVIDWATGRVDYLKNHPHDHGLAKAVFVKDSLLLSTSYDRYTGNSTVNMRTLPGGAYVGTLKCTGQGKVSALACDIVERKILRIVTGGTTLAVWDWAPHENNGECPVLFLETLAEYTQRDGNESNKSSDSPERQLQLYQGNTQAGDTSWCNIM, encoded by the exons ATGACTGGTGTTGCGGAGGCACCCACCTCTCAGACGGAGGCAACGAATGCAGCCAGTGGAAGCAGAAGCACATCTGACAGCCTGTCTAG CACTGCTTTCAAGGAAGAATTCCAGAATGTATACAATGAGGTCCAGGGAACAGAGCTTTTTGACAAATACGATGACTCTGAGTCCTCCGACCCTGAAGACATCCAAACCACGATTTCGCGAGAGTCTCCTTCCCCCTGCTCAAAAGGAAGGAAACGGTGCTCAG CTAAGCAGAGAAAAAGTAGAAGTCGTCACAAGAAACGATTTGTTTCAAGAATGGTGGAACCCTGCCATGAACCATCATCACCAC CCTACGTGCGCCCACTCATCACGGCGGTGATGCCAACGGTGCCCACCAGCTCTCCATCAGAGCAATGGCTTTTGCATTACAAGAGGCTCAAGAAAGCGAAATTCAAATGCACGCTGCTGCTTGGCCACAACGACACTGTGCATTCAGTCGCCGTGGACCAGAATCTCGTTCTGTCTGCTAG TGGCGACACAACAGTCAAAGTGTGGAGCACGCAAGCAGGCAGGGAATTGTGCAGTCTGCGGGGACACACAGGAACTGTCAACGCTGTTCTCCTCCTGTCCTCTGAACAGACAGAAGTGCTATGCGGTCGCATGGGGCGGGCATCAACATATCGGCTGGCTGTCAGTGGTTCCTCTGATGCCTGTCTCAATATATGGCTTGCTCTCGAAG GGAAGCTGCTGAAATCGATGTACACCTACAACGCCATTACAGCTCTTGCAGTAATCACTGACGACTGCCACATTGTGGTTGGCACAG AAGGGGGCAAGCTGGAAGTTTGGGACGTGGCAAAAGGATCTCCTCTCagttccgtcattggccacgatGGCGTGATTGAGTCCATACGG GCTGACTGGACAGACACTGTTTTCTCAGCCTCCTCCGACGGAAGCCTAAAGGTATGGCAATGGCTGTCAAATGAGCTGTGCGCAGTACAAGTGTATGATGCCGATGCAGCCGAAAGCTGCCATATGCACTGCGTGGCAGTGGATGGCTCCAAGATATTCGTAGGCAGGGACAGTGCGTGCGTGAAGGTCATCGACTGGGCCACAG gAAGGGTGGACTACCTGAAAAACCACCCTCACGACCATGGATTGGCAAAAGCAGTTTTTGTCAAGGACAGCCTTCTTTTGTCAACATCTTATGACAGATATACTGGAAACAGTACAGTGAACA TGCGAACCCTCCCTGGCGGTGCTTATGTGGGCACGCTGAAGTGTACTGGGCAAGGCAAAGTCAGCGCCTTGGCATGCGACATTGTGGAGCGGAAAATTCTCAGGATTGTAACGGGAGGCACAACACTTGCCGTCTGGGACTGGGCACCTCACGAGAATAACGG